One genomic region from Daphnia magna isolate NIES linkage group LG10, ASM2063170v1.1, whole genome shotgun sequence encodes:
- the LOC116932077 gene encoding putative GPI-anchored protein pfl2 isoform X3, which translates to MTATIGVTFGAGSAAKRILLFAINVTVLLLGVTCSVLCLYQVKLMPETYDVIVAALLESNLTTTAPAINVIDIRNNINKNGRNTTRSGGSNKGRPRVSRYVTPKKGNTTNQHTPVSPNLDITKGVALSQTGTIDPLTTGSTMAKSSVTSRNTTVSRVVTPTSLMNTMEETIDFGQVLKNRIAELENELRLAQLREKVSKSIEQENKTSTIISSMISSPIGELDFPDTQASPNSFAITTTATSWPGISISTPATQQLTMSTKTWTISTSEKSSSYSASLISTSSSANAVSSTTTTLSPTSRQTFAITSTVKPNETTTVLTTTPSKTSRASTILAPTTTSLATRLESTPVVSVATSTTSKASQTSTSRTTSAPTSGKTPILTATTKITSAATTRTAIASTTPARMVTEIPKTTLSLISTTSSEGPSVKTSTSETSTAGEVSMTSLNVASPAITSPMPPTDASFGTESQTTSQEQVSSTLMKAITNPTTASLLSPMQTATPLTTLFTATSLSSSVSTERASPSSSMTTTTSRPLSTTNTTISSVRSSTKSLSTSATTPSSMGFINLTNVLDSISKLVGRRDLFKHRLHKRSSASTVPPAIHSADTLTADHIPIYFEQVFFFVQTSLYVCTAAGLLIFFSSLVGICGGLFRIDGCLKFSVAALVLVIMAEMATTAFIFVAHDKASNRNKNKNFDRDLKLLCDLANFCIQPMLLVITGSFLCISVVLQIGSITLACNLMDNRTATDPDKKLRRMMRSSHSNFQFGAGNAQMNPYSNPMPMPMPCCGGGGYGGMNSNLFPYPSPMMMPMQNMGYYPPVFSVPGQRPIVNIIS; encoded by the exons ATGACTGCTACAATAGGAGTGACATTCGGTGCTGGATCTGCTGCCAAGCGGATTTTGCTTTTCGCCATCAATGTTACAGTGCTA CTTCTGGGGGTGACGTGTTCAGTATTGTGTCTTTATCAAGTCAAGTTGATGCCAGAAACGTATGACGTGATTGTTGCTGCTCTGCTGGAATCCAACTTGACAACAACAGCACCTGCCATAAATGTCATCGATATACGCAATAACATCAACAAAAATGGACGAAACACAACCCGGTCTGGTGGTTCTAATAAAGGACGTCCCCGGGTTAGTCGATAT GTTACACCCAAAAAAGGCAACACCACCAACCAGCACACGCCCGTTTCTCCG AATCTGGATATCACGAAAGGAGTGGCCTTGTCCCAGACAGGAACAATTGACCCTTTGACGACAGGTTCTACGATGGCGAAATCGTCAGTTACAAGCAGAAACACCACTGTTAGTCGCGTAGTAACACCGACTTCATTGATGAATACGATGGAGGAGACGATCGACTTTGGTcaggttttaaaaaatcgaataGCGGAATTAGAAAACGAGTTAAGACTAGCGCAACTTAGAGAGAAAGTTAGCAAATCAATCgagcaagaaaacaaaacgagtaCGATTATTTCGTCGATGATATCATCGCCAATCGGGGAATTAGATTTCCCGGATACTCAAGCATCGCCGAACTCGTTTGCAATTACAACTACAGCGACAAGCTGGCCCGGCATTTCAATATCCACACCTGCCACACAGCAACTCACAATGTCAACGAAGACTTGGACCATTTCGACATCTGAAAAATCTTCGTCATATTCTGCATCCTTGATTAGCACATCTTCATCAGCAAACGCAGTttcatcaacaacaaccaccTTATCTCCCACATCCCGACAAACTTTCGCTATAACATCTACAGTAAAACCAAACGAAACTACCACAGTATTAACTACGACACCATCGAAAACTTCCAGAGCCTCTACAATTCTAGCGCCCACAACAACATCACTGGCTACTCGGCTTGAATCAACACCAGTCGTATCTGTAGCCACGTCTACAACTTCCAAGGCCTCGCAGACCTCAACGTCTAGAACAACATCGGCTCCAACGTCTGGAAAGACACCAATTCTTACAGCTACAACAAAAATAACGTCTGCAGCTACGACAAGAACAGCCATTGCTTCTACAACACCAGCTCGAATGGTTACGGAGATACCGAAAACAACGCTCTCCTTAATTTCAACAACCTCCAGTGAAGGGCCTTCAGTCAAAACATCAACATCAGAGACATCCACAGCTGGAGAAGTTTCAATGACTTCATTAAATGTTGCAAGTCCAGCCATTACTTCACCAATGCCTCCAACGGACGCATCCTTTGGCACCGAATCCCAGACAACATCACAAGAACAAGTTTCCTCGACATTAATGAAAGCAATAACTAATCCAACGACAGCGTCTCTCTTGTCTCCGATGCAGACCGCCACCCCATTGACGACACTATTTACGGCAACCAGTTTATCTTCTTCCGTTTCAACAGAGAGAGCTTCACCATCATCTTCGATGACCACGACTACCAGTCGACCCTTATCTACCACGAATACAACGATATCGTCCGTAAGGTCATCGACAAAAAGCCTTAGTACGTCTGCCACAACGCCCAGCTCTATGGGCTTTATCAACTTGACGAACGTCTTAGATTCTATCAGTAAATTGGTTGGCCGACGAGATCTGTTTAAACATAGACTTCATAAGAGGTCTTCTGCGTCTACGGTTCCGCCAGCCATCCATTCAGCCGATACGTTAACAGCTGACCACATTCCAATCTACTTTGAACAAGTCTTTTTCTTCGTCCAGACGAGCCTATACGTGTGTACTGCTGCTGGTCTACTGATCTTCTTCTCGTCACTGGTCGGCATTTGTGGTGGCCTATTTCGCATTGACGGTTGCCTGAAATTC AGCGTTGCAGCACTTGTTCTGGTCATCATGGCAGAAATGGCAACAACCGCTTTCATATTTGTCGCTCACGATAAAGCCAGTAATCgtaacaaaaacaagaactttGATCGTGATTTGAAACTGCTCTGCGACTTGGCTAACTTCTGTATTCAACCAATGTTGCTTGTCATCACTGGCTCTTTTTTGTGCATCTCGGTTGTATTGCAG ATTGGTTCCATCACGCTGGCTTGCAATTTAATGGACAATCGAACCGCAACTGATCCAG ACAAAAAACTTCGCCGGATGATGCGTTCGAGTCATTCCAATTTCCAGTTTGGGGCCGGAAATGCGCAAATGAATCCGTACTCGAATCCAATGCCCATGCCGATGCCCTGTTGCGGAGGTGGAGGATACGGAGGTATGAATAGTAATCTCTTTCCTTATCCTTCGCCCATGATGATGCCGATGCAAAATATGGGATACTATCCACCTGTTTTCAGCGTCCCGGGGCAGCGGCCCATCGTCAACATTATCTCGTGA
- the LOC116932077 gene encoding putative GPI-anchored protein pfl2 isoform X6, giving the protein MPETYDVIVAALLESNLTTTAPAINVIDIRNNINKNGRNTTRSGGSNKGRPRVSRYVTPKKGNTTNQHTPVSPVTFITNITSLIESGTIITSSLEVQNLDITKGVALSQTGTIDPLTTGSTMAKSSVTSRNTTVSRVVTPTSLMNTMEETIDFGQVLKNRIAELENELRLAQLREKVSKSIEQENKTSTIISSMISSPIGELDFPDTQASPNSFAITTTATSWPGISISTPATQQLTMSTKTWTISTSEKSSSYSASLISTSSSANAVSSTTTTLSPTSRQTFAITSTVKPNETTTVLTTTPSKTSRASTILAPTTTSLATRLESTPVVSVATSTTSKASQTSTSRTTSAPTSGKTPILTATTKITSAATTRTAIASTTPARMVTEIPKTTLSLISTTSSEGPSVKTSTSETSTAGEVSMTSLNVASPAITSPMPPTDASFGTESQTTSQEQVSSTLMKAITNPTTASLLSPMQTATPLTTLFTATSLSSSVSTERASPSSSMTTTTSRPLSTTNTTISSVRSSTKSLSTSATTPSSMGFINLTNVLDSISKLVGRRDLFKHRLHKRSSASTVPPAIHSADTLTADHIPIYFEQVFFFVQTSLYVCTAAGLLIFFSSLVGICGGLFRIDGCLKFSVAALVLVIMAEMATTAFIFVAHDKASNRNKNKNFDRDLKLLCDLANFCIQPMLLVITGSFLCISVVLQIGSITLACNLMDNRTATDPDKKLRRMMRSSHSNFQFGAGNAQMNPYSNPMPMPMPCCGGGGYGGMNSNLFPYPSPMMMPMQNMGYYPPVFSVPGQRPIVNIIS; this is encoded by the exons ATGCCAGAAACGTATGACGTGATTGTTGCTGCTCTGCTGGAATCCAACTTGACAACAACAGCACCTGCCATAAATGTCATCGATATACGCAATAACATCAACAAAAATGGACGAAACACAACCCGGTCTGGTGGTTCTAATAAAGGACGTCCCCGGGTTAGTCGATAT GTTACACCCAAAAAAGGCAACACCACCAACCAGCACACGCCCGTTTCTCCGGTTACGTTCATAACAAACATTACTAGTTTAATTGAAAGCGGAACGATAATAACAAGTTCTCTGGAAGTGCAGAATCTGGATATCACGAAAGGAGTGGCCTTGTCCCAGACAGGAACAATTGACCCTTTGACGACAGGTTCTACGATGGCGAAATCGTCAGTTACAAGCAGAAACACCACTGTTAGTCGCGTAGTAACACCGACTTCATTGATGAATACGATGGAGGAGACGATCGACTTTGGTcaggttttaaaaaatcgaataGCGGAATTAGAAAACGAGTTAAGACTAGCGCAACTTAGAGAGAAAGTTAGCAAATCAATCgagcaagaaaacaaaacgagtaCGATTATTTCGTCGATGATATCATCGCCAATCGGGGAATTAGATTTCCCGGATACTCAAGCATCGCCGAACTCGTTTGCAATTACAACTACAGCGACAAGCTGGCCCGGCATTTCAATATCCACACCTGCCACACAGCAACTCACAATGTCAACGAAGACTTGGACCATTTCGACATCTGAAAAATCTTCGTCATATTCTGCATCCTTGATTAGCACATCTTCATCAGCAAACGCAGTttcatcaacaacaaccaccTTATCTCCCACATCCCGACAAACTTTCGCTATAACATCTACAGTAAAACCAAACGAAACTACCACAGTATTAACTACGACACCATCGAAAACTTCCAGAGCCTCTACAATTCTAGCGCCCACAACAACATCACTGGCTACTCGGCTTGAATCAACACCAGTCGTATCTGTAGCCACGTCTACAACTTCCAAGGCCTCGCAGACCTCAACGTCTAGAACAACATCGGCTCCAACGTCTGGAAAGACACCAATTCTTACAGCTACAACAAAAATAACGTCTGCAGCTACGACAAGAACAGCCATTGCTTCTACAACACCAGCTCGAATGGTTACGGAGATACCGAAAACAACGCTCTCCTTAATTTCAACAACCTCCAGTGAAGGGCCTTCAGTCAAAACATCAACATCAGAGACATCCACAGCTGGAGAAGTTTCAATGACTTCATTAAATGTTGCAAGTCCAGCCATTACTTCACCAATGCCTCCAACGGACGCATCCTTTGGCACCGAATCCCAGACAACATCACAAGAACAAGTTTCCTCGACATTAATGAAAGCAATAACTAATCCAACGACAGCGTCTCTCTTGTCTCCGATGCAGACCGCCACCCCATTGACGACACTATTTACGGCAACCAGTTTATCTTCTTCCGTTTCAACAGAGAGAGCTTCACCATCATCTTCGATGACCACGACTACCAGTCGACCCTTATCTACCACGAATACAACGATATCGTCCGTAAGGTCATCGACAAAAAGCCTTAGTACGTCTGCCACAACGCCCAGCTCTATGGGCTTTATCAACTTGACGAACGTCTTAGATTCTATCAGTAAATTGGTTGGCCGACGAGATCTGTTTAAACATAGACTTCATAAGAGGTCTTCTGCGTCTACGGTTCCGCCAGCCATCCATTCAGCCGATACGTTAACAGCTGACCACATTCCAATCTACTTTGAACAAGTCTTTTTCTTCGTCCAGACGAGCCTATACGTGTGTACTGCTGCTGGTCTACTGATCTTCTTCTCGTCACTGGTCGGCATTTGTGGTGGCCTATTTCGCATTGACGGTTGCCTGAAATTC AGCGTTGCAGCACTTGTTCTGGTCATCATGGCAGAAATGGCAACAACCGCTTTCATATTTGTCGCTCACGATAAAGCCAGTAATCgtaacaaaaacaagaactttGATCGTGATTTGAAACTGCTCTGCGACTTGGCTAACTTCTGTATTCAACCAATGTTGCTTGTCATCACTGGCTCTTTTTTGTGCATCTCGGTTGTATTGCAG ATTGGTTCCATCACGCTGGCTTGCAATTTAATGGACAATCGAACCGCAACTGATCCAG ACAAAAAACTTCGCCGGATGATGCGTTCGAGTCATTCCAATTTCCAGTTTGGGGCCGGAAATGCGCAAATGAATCCGTACTCGAATCCAATGCCCATGCCGATGCCCTGTTGCGGAGGTGGAGGATACGGAGGTATGAATAGTAATCTCTTTCCTTATCCTTCGCCCATGATGATGCCGATGCAAAATATGGGATACTATCCACCTGTTTTCAGCGTCCCGGGGCAGCGGCCCATCGTCAACATTATCTCGTGA
- the LOC116932077 gene encoding mucin-5AC isoform X4 translates to MTATIGVTFGAGSAAKRILLFAINVTVLLLGVTCSVLCLYQVKLMPETYDVIVAALLESNLTTTAPAINVIDIRNNINKNGRNTTRSGGSNKGRPRVTPKKGNTTNQHTPVSPNLDITKGVALSQTGTIDPLTTGSTMAKSSVTSRNTTVSRVVTPTSLMNTMEETIDFGQVLKNRIAELENELRLAQLREKVSKSIEQENKTSTIISSMISSPIGELDFPDTQASPNSFAITTTATSWPGISISTPATQQLTMSTKTWTISTSEKSSSYSASLISTSSSANAVSSTTTTLSPTSRQTFAITSTVKPNETTTVLTTTPSKTSRASTILAPTTTSLATRLESTPVVSVATSTTSKASQTSTSRTTSAPTSGKTPILTATTKITSAATTRTAIASTTPARMVTEIPKTTLSLISTTSSEGPSVKTSTSETSTAGEVSMTSLNVASPAITSPMPPTDASFGTESQTTSQEQVSSTLMKAITNPTTASLLSPMQTATPLTTLFTATSLSSSVSTERASPSSSMTTTTSRPLSTTNTTISSVRSSTKSLSTSATTPSSMGFINLTNVLDSISKLVGRRDLFKHRLHKRSSASTVPPAIHSADTLTADHIPIYFEQVFFFVQTSLYVCTAAGLLIFFSSLVGICGGLFRIDGCLKFSVAALVLVIMAEMATTAFIFVAHDKASNRNKNKNFDRDLKLLCDLANFCIQPMLLVITGSFLCISVVLQIGSITLACNLMDNRTATDPDKKLRRMMRSSHSNFQFGAGNAQMNPYSNPMPMPMPCCGGGGYGGMNSNLFPYPSPMMMPMQNMGYYPPVFSVPGQRPIVNIIS, encoded by the exons ATGACTGCTACAATAGGAGTGACATTCGGTGCTGGATCTGCTGCCAAGCGGATTTTGCTTTTCGCCATCAATGTTACAGTGCTA CTTCTGGGGGTGACGTGTTCAGTATTGTGTCTTTATCAAGTCAAGTTGATGCCAGAAACGTATGACGTGATTGTTGCTGCTCTGCTGGAATCCAACTTGACAACAACAGCACCTGCCATAAATGTCATCGATATACGCAATAACATCAACAAAAATGGACGAAACACAACCCGGTCTGGTGGTTCTAATAAAGGACGTCCCCGG GTTACACCCAAAAAAGGCAACACCACCAACCAGCACACGCCCGTTTCTCCG AATCTGGATATCACGAAAGGAGTGGCCTTGTCCCAGACAGGAACAATTGACCCTTTGACGACAGGTTCTACGATGGCGAAATCGTCAGTTACAAGCAGAAACACCACTGTTAGTCGCGTAGTAACACCGACTTCATTGATGAATACGATGGAGGAGACGATCGACTTTGGTcaggttttaaaaaatcgaataGCGGAATTAGAAAACGAGTTAAGACTAGCGCAACTTAGAGAGAAAGTTAGCAAATCAATCgagcaagaaaacaaaacgagtaCGATTATTTCGTCGATGATATCATCGCCAATCGGGGAATTAGATTTCCCGGATACTCAAGCATCGCCGAACTCGTTTGCAATTACAACTACAGCGACAAGCTGGCCCGGCATTTCAATATCCACACCTGCCACACAGCAACTCACAATGTCAACGAAGACTTGGACCATTTCGACATCTGAAAAATCTTCGTCATATTCTGCATCCTTGATTAGCACATCTTCATCAGCAAACGCAGTttcatcaacaacaaccaccTTATCTCCCACATCCCGACAAACTTTCGCTATAACATCTACAGTAAAACCAAACGAAACTACCACAGTATTAACTACGACACCATCGAAAACTTCCAGAGCCTCTACAATTCTAGCGCCCACAACAACATCACTGGCTACTCGGCTTGAATCAACACCAGTCGTATCTGTAGCCACGTCTACAACTTCCAAGGCCTCGCAGACCTCAACGTCTAGAACAACATCGGCTCCAACGTCTGGAAAGACACCAATTCTTACAGCTACAACAAAAATAACGTCTGCAGCTACGACAAGAACAGCCATTGCTTCTACAACACCAGCTCGAATGGTTACGGAGATACCGAAAACAACGCTCTCCTTAATTTCAACAACCTCCAGTGAAGGGCCTTCAGTCAAAACATCAACATCAGAGACATCCACAGCTGGAGAAGTTTCAATGACTTCATTAAATGTTGCAAGTCCAGCCATTACTTCACCAATGCCTCCAACGGACGCATCCTTTGGCACCGAATCCCAGACAACATCACAAGAACAAGTTTCCTCGACATTAATGAAAGCAATAACTAATCCAACGACAGCGTCTCTCTTGTCTCCGATGCAGACCGCCACCCCATTGACGACACTATTTACGGCAACCAGTTTATCTTCTTCCGTTTCAACAGAGAGAGCTTCACCATCATCTTCGATGACCACGACTACCAGTCGACCCTTATCTACCACGAATACAACGATATCGTCCGTAAGGTCATCGACAAAAAGCCTTAGTACGTCTGCCACAACGCCCAGCTCTATGGGCTTTATCAACTTGACGAACGTCTTAGATTCTATCAGTAAATTGGTTGGCCGACGAGATCTGTTTAAACATAGACTTCATAAGAGGTCTTCTGCGTCTACGGTTCCGCCAGCCATCCATTCAGCCGATACGTTAACAGCTGACCACATTCCAATCTACTTTGAACAAGTCTTTTTCTTCGTCCAGACGAGCCTATACGTGTGTACTGCTGCTGGTCTACTGATCTTCTTCTCGTCACTGGTCGGCATTTGTGGTGGCCTATTTCGCATTGACGGTTGCCTGAAATTC AGCGTTGCAGCACTTGTTCTGGTCATCATGGCAGAAATGGCAACAACCGCTTTCATATTTGTCGCTCACGATAAAGCCAGTAATCgtaacaaaaacaagaactttGATCGTGATTTGAAACTGCTCTGCGACTTGGCTAACTTCTGTATTCAACCAATGTTGCTTGTCATCACTGGCTCTTTTTTGTGCATCTCGGTTGTATTGCAG ATTGGTTCCATCACGCTGGCTTGCAATTTAATGGACAATCGAACCGCAACTGATCCAG ACAAAAAACTTCGCCGGATGATGCGTTCGAGTCATTCCAATTTCCAGTTTGGGGCCGGAAATGCGCAAATGAATCCGTACTCGAATCCAATGCCCATGCCGATGCCCTGTTGCGGAGGTGGAGGATACGGAGGTATGAATAGTAATCTCTTTCCTTATCCTTCGCCCATGATGATGCCGATGCAAAATATGGGATACTATCCACCTGTTTTCAGCGTCCCGGGGCAGCGGCCCATCGTCAACATTATCTCGTGA
- the LOC116932077 gene encoding putative GPI-anchored protein pfl2 isoform X1 — MTATIGVTFGAGSAAKRILLFAINVTVLLLGVTCSVLCLYQVKLMPETYDVIVAALLESNLTTTAPAINVIDIRNNINKNGRNTTRSGGSNKGRPRVSRYVTPKKGNTTNQHTPVSPVTFITNITSLIESGTIITSSLEVQNLDITKGVALSQTGTIDPLTTGSTMAKSSVTSRNTTVSRVVTPTSLMNTMEETIDFGQVLKNRIAELENELRLAQLREKVSKSIEQENKTSTIISSMISSPIGELDFPDTQASPNSFAITTTATSWPGISISTPATQQLTMSTKTWTISTSEKSSSYSASLISTSSSANAVSSTTTTLSPTSRQTFAITSTVKPNETTTVLTTTPSKTSRASTILAPTTTSLATRLESTPVVSVATSTTSKASQTSTSRTTSAPTSGKTPILTATTKITSAATTRTAIASTTPARMVTEIPKTTLSLISTTSSEGPSVKTSTSETSTAGEVSMTSLNVASPAITSPMPPTDASFGTESQTTSQEQVSSTLMKAITNPTTASLLSPMQTATPLTTLFTATSLSSSVSTERASPSSSMTTTTSRPLSTTNTTISSVRSSTKSLSTSATTPSSMGFINLTNVLDSISKLVGRRDLFKHRLHKRSSASTVPPAIHSADTLTADHIPIYFEQVFFFVQTSLYVCTAAGLLIFFSSLVGICGGLFRIDGCLKFSVAALVLVIMAEMATTAFIFVAHDKASNRNKNKNFDRDLKLLCDLANFCIQPMLLVITGSFLCISVVLQIGSITLACNLMDNRTATDPDKKLRRMMRSSHSNFQFGAGNAQMNPYSNPMPMPMPCCGGGGYGGMNSNLFPYPSPMMMPMQNMGYYPPVFSVPGQRPIVNIIS; from the exons ATGACTGCTACAATAGGAGTGACATTCGGTGCTGGATCTGCTGCCAAGCGGATTTTGCTTTTCGCCATCAATGTTACAGTGCTA CTTCTGGGGGTGACGTGTTCAGTATTGTGTCTTTATCAAGTCAAGTTGATGCCAGAAACGTATGACGTGATTGTTGCTGCTCTGCTGGAATCCAACTTGACAACAACAGCACCTGCCATAAATGTCATCGATATACGCAATAACATCAACAAAAATGGACGAAACACAACCCGGTCTGGTGGTTCTAATAAAGGACGTCCCCGGGTTAGTCGATAT GTTACACCCAAAAAAGGCAACACCACCAACCAGCACACGCCCGTTTCTCCGGTTACGTTCATAACAAACATTACTAGTTTAATTGAAAGCGGAACGATAATAACAAGTTCTCTGGAAGTGCAGAATCTGGATATCACGAAAGGAGTGGCCTTGTCCCAGACAGGAACAATTGACCCTTTGACGACAGGTTCTACGATGGCGAAATCGTCAGTTACAAGCAGAAACACCACTGTTAGTCGCGTAGTAACACCGACTTCATTGATGAATACGATGGAGGAGACGATCGACTTTGGTcaggttttaaaaaatcgaataGCGGAATTAGAAAACGAGTTAAGACTAGCGCAACTTAGAGAGAAAGTTAGCAAATCAATCgagcaagaaaacaaaacgagtaCGATTATTTCGTCGATGATATCATCGCCAATCGGGGAATTAGATTTCCCGGATACTCAAGCATCGCCGAACTCGTTTGCAATTACAACTACAGCGACAAGCTGGCCCGGCATTTCAATATCCACACCTGCCACACAGCAACTCACAATGTCAACGAAGACTTGGACCATTTCGACATCTGAAAAATCTTCGTCATATTCTGCATCCTTGATTAGCACATCTTCATCAGCAAACGCAGTttcatcaacaacaaccaccTTATCTCCCACATCCCGACAAACTTTCGCTATAACATCTACAGTAAAACCAAACGAAACTACCACAGTATTAACTACGACACCATCGAAAACTTCCAGAGCCTCTACAATTCTAGCGCCCACAACAACATCACTGGCTACTCGGCTTGAATCAACACCAGTCGTATCTGTAGCCACGTCTACAACTTCCAAGGCCTCGCAGACCTCAACGTCTAGAACAACATCGGCTCCAACGTCTGGAAAGACACCAATTCTTACAGCTACAACAAAAATAACGTCTGCAGCTACGACAAGAACAGCCATTGCTTCTACAACACCAGCTCGAATGGTTACGGAGATACCGAAAACAACGCTCTCCTTAATTTCAACAACCTCCAGTGAAGGGCCTTCAGTCAAAACATCAACATCAGAGACATCCACAGCTGGAGAAGTTTCAATGACTTCATTAAATGTTGCAAGTCCAGCCATTACTTCACCAATGCCTCCAACGGACGCATCCTTTGGCACCGAATCCCAGACAACATCACAAGAACAAGTTTCCTCGACATTAATGAAAGCAATAACTAATCCAACGACAGCGTCTCTCTTGTCTCCGATGCAGACCGCCACCCCATTGACGACACTATTTACGGCAACCAGTTTATCTTCTTCCGTTTCAACAGAGAGAGCTTCACCATCATCTTCGATGACCACGACTACCAGTCGACCCTTATCTACCACGAATACAACGATATCGTCCGTAAGGTCATCGACAAAAAGCCTTAGTACGTCTGCCACAACGCCCAGCTCTATGGGCTTTATCAACTTGACGAACGTCTTAGATTCTATCAGTAAATTGGTTGGCCGACGAGATCTGTTTAAACATAGACTTCATAAGAGGTCTTCTGCGTCTACGGTTCCGCCAGCCATCCATTCAGCCGATACGTTAACAGCTGACCACATTCCAATCTACTTTGAACAAGTCTTTTTCTTCGTCCAGACGAGCCTATACGTGTGTACTGCTGCTGGTCTACTGATCTTCTTCTCGTCACTGGTCGGCATTTGTGGTGGCCTATTTCGCATTGACGGTTGCCTGAAATTC AGCGTTGCAGCACTTGTTCTGGTCATCATGGCAGAAATGGCAACAACCGCTTTCATATTTGTCGCTCACGATAAAGCCAGTAATCgtaacaaaaacaagaactttGATCGTGATTTGAAACTGCTCTGCGACTTGGCTAACTTCTGTATTCAACCAATGTTGCTTGTCATCACTGGCTCTTTTTTGTGCATCTCGGTTGTATTGCAG ATTGGTTCCATCACGCTGGCTTGCAATTTAATGGACAATCGAACCGCAACTGATCCAG ACAAAAAACTTCGCCGGATGATGCGTTCGAGTCATTCCAATTTCCAGTTTGGGGCCGGAAATGCGCAAATGAATCCGTACTCGAATCCAATGCCCATGCCGATGCCCTGTTGCGGAGGTGGAGGATACGGAGGTATGAATAGTAATCTCTTTCCTTATCCTTCGCCCATGATGATGCCGATGCAAAATATGGGATACTATCCACCTGTTTTCAGCGTCCCGGGGCAGCGGCCCATCGTCAACATTATCTCGTGA